From the genome of Spinacia oleracea cultivar Varoflay chromosome 2, BTI_SOV_V1, whole genome shotgun sequence, one region includes:
- the LOC110803191 gene encoding uncharacterized protein: MDSYFYDSKYHNCGRKRIQVTYESIASIGVGDRTTIIDLARMLNLSPTTVWRMVKRKQIKPHSSPLNPGISEECKMARMKWVLGLLMDYSIPNDPTYYSMYDFIHIDEKWFYLTQKSQRVYLANNEPFPHRKGKSRTKIPKFMFMAAVARPRWGQDGQCEWDGKLGIFPFTDVVAAKRTSKNRVKGTIETKPIKSVNQIATRVMLINYLIPAIKEKWPPHEGGKGDIHHSRQCKGTHFAK; this comes from the coding sequence ATGGATTCGTATTTCTATGATAGCAAATATCACAACTGTGGGAGGAAGAGAATTCAAGTAACATATGAGTCTATAGCCTCCATAGGCGTGGGGGATAGAACAACCATTATTGATCTTGCAAGGATGCTTAATTTGAGTCCCACAACAGTTTGGAGAATGGTGAAAAGAAAACAGATAAAACCACATTCAAGTCCCTTGAATCCAGGCATTTCAGAAGAATGCAAGATGGCAAGGATGAAGTGGGTACTTGGTCTCTTAATGGACTACTCAATACCAAATGATCCCACATATTACAGCATGTATGATTTCATTCACATCGATGAGAAATGGTTCTATCTTACACAAAAAAGTCAAAGAGTTTATTTAGCAAACAATGAACCATTTCCACACAGGAAGGGAAAATCAAGAACTAAGATTCCAAAGTTCATGTTCATGGCAGCAGTAGCAAGGCCAAGGTGGGGACAAGATGGGCAGTGTGAGTGGGATGGGAAACTTGGTATATTTCCATTCACAGATGTAGTGGCAGCAAAGAGAACATCCAAAAACAGAGTGAAGGGGACAATTGAGACTAAACCAATCAAGTCAGTGAATCAGATTGCAACTAGGGTCATGCTAATCAACTACCTAATCCCAGCAATTAAAGAGAAATGGCCACCACATGAGGGGGGAAAAGGTGATATACATCATTCAAGACAATGCAAAGgcacacattttgcaaaatga